In Oreochromis aureus strain Israel breed Guangdong linkage group 22, ZZ_aureus, whole genome shotgun sequence, the genomic window gagcggCGGGTTGCCGAACCCTGAGTTAGACCATTCAAGGCTGTCTGTGGATGCAAGAGGAGGACCGCTCGTCATCCTGATGCTCCTGCTGGGGAGGGAATCCAGAAAGTGTGTTTTTCGACAGATGTGCATCGGACTCGATGGTAGTTGTTAGActcttactttttaaatttcctttcaGAGATAACCTGTTAACCTTGGCCTCCAACTCATTCTTTTACCCCAATTGTTTTCTAATTGTTTTCATTAAATCTTACGCCCTAACCCCAAGACCCTCTGGaacataacatttacattttgtcattttgaggTCAATAAATGAAGTAACACATTATCTGATTCTTGGCACCACACACATTGGTGTGagctttgactttttttttaattcttcaaagaaaaaataaggaaaaataaggaacaatattttaatatttcacagaTGTAAACACTGCTGCAGAAACAAATTACCTCAATAAACACATATCATAAAAATAGAACTCAGATTTATGTTAGTATGTTTCAGTTTCTTCTACAAAACATTTGCTAagtgatttttaaatgtttgtcacaTAGAAAATAAAGAATCACACAGTATCCTGTTTCCTGTACAGTTTTACAGCTGAATTTCAGACACATACAGTTTTATTCTGTCCTTTTACTGCTGGTTTCTCACAAATACTTCTGCGAGACACTTTGCAGGATGTATCAGACCAACTCTTCAGGTAACGATCACCTTTTTCACCCATCATTACACAGTCGTCCTCGGGCCAGTTGTCCGGCTCATTGTCGTTCCAATAAGATAAACTAGGAGATGAAGATCAAAAAGAATTGGCTCAGTAAACGTTGCTAACTTTAATTTTAGAAATGggatttttttccacatcaaTCAAACCTTTTGTTCAGTGGTGATCCGTCCACCCACAACCATCTGCCCTGCTCTGCTGAGTCTGTCAGTCCGATCCAGAACTTGTCTTCATGAGCCGTCATCATGCctctcacttttttccccaggAATTCCTAAACAGGAAAAGTTGATCAAAAGTATTTTGTGACACTTTTCTCTGCTGAAGAAATGTAAAGATGTGGTTAAATATGTGAGAGCCAAAACTTGCAGCAGTTTTTTATACCTGCTCCTCTCTGCTGTCTATCTTAACCAGGTCTCCTCCTTTAGCTCTACAGTCATCTCTGCTCTCGTTCCAGGATGATTTATTGGTAGAGAAGTAATAGCACTTTCCTCCATGTTGCTCCCAGCCTTCTTCACATTTAGAACATGGATCACCTTTGaagatattaaagcaaagacTTCAGTCAGGTGGAAGAAACTGTTCATGTCTGTGTGATTTGAAGGCAGCAGGAAGCTCCTTCTGTCCTGCAGGTACAAACAAAGTTACTGTTTCTGTGTCCATCAGTGTTTCTTTAATCATGGTAAAATGGTGAATGGCCTGCATTTATATaccgctttactagtccctaaggaccccaaagtccagtcatccacccattcacacactagtgatggcaagctacattgtagccacagccaccctggggcgcactgacagaggtgaggctgctggacactggtgccactgggccctctgaccaccaccagtaggaaacgggtgaagtgtcgtgcctaaggacacaacgaccgagactgtccaagctggggctcaaaccggcaaccttccgattacaaggcaaactcccaactcttgagccacaatcgagAGTTGGGACCCCTAACCCCCCTCATCAGAGGACACAAATGTTTAAAAGATTAAATCCATAACTTATTTACCTGTAACTTCAGGAGGTTGTGGACATGTAGGCTGCACCGTGCTGCATGGTTTTGTTTCAGAGTCTCTTTCTTGTACCATAAAGGAAATGTAGATTAGATTTTTATTAGTTATTTAGTCTTTAGGGCTTTTTttgcagaacaaaagaaaactctAACTGAAGTCAAATCATCGATGAATTGTTCTTAAATTAGTTTTAGTTCTGCTGCAAacattactgaaaaaaaaaaaaaaattactcagAAAATTGTGCACACTCACTGGTAACACAGAgggcaacaacagcagcagccagaAGAGCACTGAGAACCAACAGGGCCACTCTCTCTggggtgacctttgaccttgtgCTCTTCACAGTTTGTTGAGAGGCCTCTAAACATTCAAATGGAACACATATATCAGATGTGAGATCGACATCCCTGCCTTTAGTATAAAGTTCCTTGAGGCTACTGTTTTGGTGCTATTTAAATAATCATGAATTGAAATGAAGCTTTTGAAATAAAATCCTGGGCTGAGATAGGAGGAAAAAACTAAGCACAGGGAGAAAATTGTAACCCGGAGACAAGAACTGCTCATTACTGCTCTTTACCTACCAGGCAGCTCTGCTGAAGATGTCTTTGAGATCCTGATGTCTGAGTAAGTCAAGTCAGCCAAAGAGGAAACTGGCTCTGGCCCTACGATGTAAAACGGGGGTTGCTACTCAGTATcatgtgaatttctgttaaCTTGTGATAAAATATAAGTTTGATATTCACACTAAATTCAAAGGTATTAAAGGTCCTTAGATCCTAATGACATAATTCCTcattaatgaaatttaattttgacgtattttttaaattacagtgtaattttatttacatacttAGGTACAATAGAATAAAGGATGTAACGAGTCACGTTTTTTAccaacaaacaaagaaataattattctgtaaaaaaaaaattaagtatgGCGTTAGTACATTTACAATAAAGTGTAAATAATTTTAAGTAGTTCTTAATTTCatggtatttttgcagaaaaagaaagagcatTTCCACATCCTACATCATAAATATGCTGCGCATTTCAGAACATGGCCCCACTTTTGTCCTTTTATGCTCGAGCTGATGTGCATGTTGCatgttcttttccttttcccccACTTTATGTACAGGCAGGCATACAGTAGTGatttaaaacagtttattgtcaatgttCTGTTTGAGCAGTGAAtgtggaaggaaaaaaagttagACTTGGCTCCATCATTAAAAGAGCACATAGGCCTACACATTTTGAtggcatttattttttcttttaagttacAAAGAGTGAACAGTCCTTCTCACATTTATATTGATATAATAAAAGTACAGCTAAATAACTGAACATCCATCATCCACATCAACATAATGAACATTAAATAAagatgtgaaaatataaagatataaaAAGGCAGGAGCAATATAGCCTGCACCCCCATACAGTACAGCATACTTACTAATGTTAATACTGTGTGTTTTTCGACATAAATGTACCATGAAATTAAACACTACTTAAGTTACTTATGTTGTACTTAACGTTACTCACAGTGTAAtcctttctttgtttcctgtaaaaacctAACTTCTTACCCTATTGTTCTAGTGTATCTATGTTAAAGTTTTGgacataaatataatatatataattgtaataaaaaaaaaaatacattgaaatTGCATTGAAGTACAGGGTGATTAAGCCATTAGTCAAATTACGAAGTATTAAAAAGCCAATAATATTaagatgtatgtgtgttaaatATAACTCATAAGTACGTGAATAAACCAACTCACCATTGGTTTCCCCCGTCCCTCTTTTAAATTTGACATCAGAATAAACTATTTCAGCTTCAGGCATTTTACTGCTGTGTGACCATCGGTGAGTCTGAAATAGACGTTTCACAAGACACAGACAAAatggaaaatttaaaaaaaaccttcctCTCAAATAGACAAATGGGGAGGGCTTTACAAAGAACTGTTCCACAATatctgacttctttttttttaactcgtGGTTATTAAAAATGCTCTACTTCCTTTTTtgtgtgaataaaataaataaaaaattttccATAACAAAGATGACATTGACgagatgatttttctttttaatggttTCAGAGGAAGTTCTTGATTAGATGCACTGTGAGTGTTATTAAGGAGTCGTAACTTGATTTTTGATCAAACTAAGGAAAGATAATAAGCTAAATAACAGACAAAGATACAATAATCAGGCATCTGCTGTCCTACTGCTTGTACCTCATTGGTTTATCTCATAAAATAAATGATATGGTCTCCCTGTCCTCCTGAGCCGACTCACccatctctttctttctctctctcttcctccttttgctttctctttctatcCTAtatagttgtgtgtgtgtgtgtgtgtgtgtgtgtgtgtgtgtgtgctttgttgCAGAGGTAAAGGGTTGCCAGGGTCTCTCTCCCACTAATCTTCCATAAATGCCATTTTATCTGCTGATACCTGGTGACACTGTAAGTCACCAGGGGCTGGTATTTGATGACATTTGTCCAAAATTTTGGTCAATCTGCAGGTCTAATCtagtaataaaaaaagaagtttaaaattattttatatattttacagtaGGTTCTGTGGCACACAGCAAACAAAAACCAAGAACAGAAAGATCACGCCTGCACAGAGAAACCCCAGACAGAAAGATCTCAGCCAGCTGGGAGAATAaactttcttgctgtgaggccaCTGTGATAACTACTACATCACCATGCCTGCTTTAACTGCTTTAATCATAGCTGTACAGTTAGGTCCATGAGTATTTGAAAAATGATGCATATGATGACAGATAATAAATCCACCAATCTATATGTGATTAAACTGCACATGtttctgctttaatttaagAGGTTTGGCAGAATCACAACTATTTGTATAGATTACAGCAGACTGATGATGCAGAGAAAGCTTTCCATGACTTAAAATTTGCACTACAGACTGCACCAACTTTAGCATTATTATATCCTGATAAACCATTCACCCAGACAGATGAAAAAGGTGGATACTGGAGCTCTGTTTATATACAGCAGCCAGAGGAATTACAAATACCATCAGGCTGTCCTCTACCTGCAAGCAGTAGCAACAGCTGAAAAGGAAGTATTTATTAGCTGCTCATATGTTATGTTATCTCATCGTATTAACGAAAGGCTACATTTCACAGTAAAAGATGTGATATGCTAAACCCAGCCTCACTTCTCCACACAGAAGCAGATGGTGAACCACAGGATTTTATAGCAGCTTTCTGATATCTGTTCCTCCTAACCTGACCTACAGGACACACCACTGGCTAGCTCTACTCCAGAGGTGTTTGTGGATGATTCGGCATCATGCAACCCAGACAACCCAATAGCATATGCAGTGGTCACAGAACATTTCATCAGGATCATTACCATCTCACTATTCCCCGGAGAGTACTCTGGTGCTCCTGGGGACTGAAGCAGTAAGCAAGATGGCGCCTGTGATTGGCAATGCCACTGTCAAACTCTCTAttcttctgttttgtgttgCATTACCTATTCTGCTGTTGTCTGTGGATGAGATTACTATTAATTTAGCGTCCTGCTCGGGGCTCCTGGCGTTGGATGTTTTAGCTAAGACAGACCTCTAACTAAATGCACGGCTTCGTCAGGATGTCGTGTCTGAGACCAGTTTTCCCAGACCATGTGAGTGACGATCACATTGTCCCACGGCTTATGATAAATGGTAAGAAGTCCAGAGGAGTGTGCAGGGCAAACCTGCACCAAGCCCCTCAGGATGGAAACAGAGATGCTCCAGCCCCGCCAATTAAGATGACCCTATTAAACTGTCGTTCCATCTCAAATAAGGCATTTGTCCTCAATGACCTTTTTATTAAGAATAACTGGGATTTTGTGTTCCTAACCGAAACTTGGCAGCGGAATATGGAGTTTGTTCATTTTAATGAACTGTGCCCAGGAGACTGTATTTGTCTAACCACACTGCGTCTTTCAGGACGTGGAGGTGGGCTGGCTGTTATTGCTAGAAGCTCATTTGTCTGTCGTCTGGTGAAGACCCCTTCTTTTCACTCTTTTGAGATTCAGATGATGAAGATTAATAGGACTTATCCCCTCTATGTCATCTTAATCTATAAGCCACTGGGACTAGCTAGGAGTTTCTTAGTGGAGTTTGGGGACTTTCGATCCTCCACCATCAAGCTGGAAAGAATCCTTCTGCTGGGGGATTTTAATTTCCATGTTGATGACAGTTCATGCCATGCTGCTTCTGATTTTCTCACTCTCTTAGATTCTTTTAATTTTGCCCAACATGTGACTTAGTCAACACACAGCGGTGGCCACACCCTGGATCTGATTTTATTCTGGGTCTGGATATGGATCCAAGTTGTTGTAGGGACATTTTTATTAGAGATCATGAATATCTGTTATTTGATTTCTCTTTTAGTTGTGACACTCCGCCCTCTGTTCATGTGAAACATTCACGATTATTTACCGACtctgtagtggaggaatttgtggAGTTGTTTGATAACAATTCTAGATAAAGTGGCTCCTCTTAAAATCAGGAAAGGCAGCGCTGTTAAATCCCCACCCTGGTTCACAGAAGCTATCCGCAGATTTAGGCGAATGTGCCGCAAAACTGAGCGCCTGTGGAAAACCACAAAACTTGAGGTTCATAAGCTCAACTTAAAAGAACTGTTCTCTTCCTTTAATGACATGGTGAAAGACTCAAGAGCCACTTATTTCTCTAAACTACTTGCAGTAGGAAAAATAAATCCTAAAGTTGTCTTCAATACAGTGAGTAGCATCGTCTCCCCCCCAACGCCGTGTACACCTGTCTTTTCCGATAAGGACTGTAGTGACTTTTTAAGATTTTCTTCAAGATAAGATTAGTGGCCTAAGAGGTAACATAACTCCTTTAGATAACCCCTTCAACCATGATCTTCCACACTCCATAATTATGAATTCCTTCCACCCAGTTTCTTTAAAAGATCTATCGGAAATACTGACCCAAATGAAACCCTCAACGAGTCCAGCTGATGTCCTACCTACTTCTTtattttgtaacatttttgataCCATTGGGCCCTCTGTGGTCACGCTGATATACTGTTCCCTGCTAGCTGCTTCAAACAGGAGGTTATCCAACCTCTGCTGATAAAGCATAACTTGGATCCGACACTTCAGTCAAGCTACAGGCCCATCTCAAAACTTCCTTTCATctgtaaaattttagaaaaagtcATTTGGTCACAAGTAAAGAAAGCCCTGGAGAAGTATAATATTCTTGATAACTTTCAATCTGGTTTTAGAAAGTTACACTCCACAGAAGAAGCTCTCCTGAAAGTCACAAATGACCTTTTGATGGCCGCGGACAGGGGTGATTGTTCAGTCCTTGTTCTTCTGGACCTTACCTCAGCCTTTGATACCGTTGACCATCAGATCCTAATCCATCGCTTAAATCATATGGTAGGGATATCTGGATCTGTCCTAAAGTGGTTTACCTCATTTCTGGTAGATAGAACACTCTTAGTTTCAGTGGGAAACTTCCGGTCAGATGTAGCTAAATTTTCATGTGGAGTCCCACAAAGTTCGGTTTTAAGCCCCCTGTTATTTTCATTATACATTCTGCCTTTATGCCGTATCATTAGCAGTTTCAAGACTATTTCCTACCATCTGTATGCAGACGATATCCAATTATACATCTGTTTTAAACCTAGGGAATTAGACAAATTAATCACTCTAATAGACTGTCTTAAGGAAATTAATGTTTGGATGACAAACAATTTTCTGCAGCTGAACACAGACAAGACTGAGTGCTTAATTCTTGCTCCAGAGAGTATCAAGCCCCAAAGTAGTCAACATCTGGGTCCTTTTTCATCATCAATAAAAGCTACTGCTCGGAATCTTGGGATAATCTTTGATCAGTCTCTGTCCTTTGATGCTCATATTAAATCTGTGACCTGCTCCTGCTTCTTTCATTTAAGAAATATTGCCAAACTTAGGACTGTTGTCTCCAAAGCTGAACTGGAGGTGCTTGTCCACGCCTTCATCTCCTCCTGGTTAGACTATTGTAACGCACTCTTTTCCTGTCTGTGTAAGGCTTCCTTAAATCCCCTCCAAGcagtccaaaatgctgcagcaaggcttCTAACAGTAATAACTTCTCCCATATCACTCCATTGTTAAAATCCTTACACTGGCTTCCGGTTGAGTACAGATATAAGTTTAAAATcctcacttttacatttatgtAAGAAGAGGTGAAGTGAGACCTATATCAATGAGCTTCTCCAACCCTACTCTCCAAAGTGGATTCTTAGATCCACTGATAGTGGTCTGCTATCTATTCCACGGACCCATTTGAAAATGAAAGGGGACTGCACTTTTCAAACCCTAGCTCCAATactgtggaacagtttaccTCCCCCGCGCTgtggcttcttttaaaaaacagcttaaaacacatctgtttagacaggcatttgggtaatgttcatgtgtaatatgttgttttatttgatatttgatatgCTTTTGTACTTTTATATTGTACCTTTATATTgttatattgtttgtttgatatgcttttacattttcatgtgaagcactttgttatAGTTTCTTGTCTTAAAAagttctatataaataaatcttaCTTACTTACTATTCAACTCAATCAAGACCATCATTTTGAGAGAATTTTGAGTTCCTTGGAAATCCTGTGTATTCTCAAAATGCAGAACATTATCAGCATGCTGATCATCCTACACCCATCACTCGGGCAAAAACCTTATCCAACTCCTGGATATGCAAGCTGTCCAAGCCTGGACAGCTTGCATATCCAGGGCCAGTCTTTACTATTTAATGGTTTCTGTTGTTTCTTGGCTGGCTGCTCATTTCGTGATTCAtgacgttttttttttattacaacatAAAAGCTTGGCCCAATTTAAGTCATGCAACAGGATAATGACTATTTTCATCTCTCTGTTCTTGAAGATAAACATCACAGTCAACAATGAAACATATTCACTGGATTAAAACGGTGGTGCTGCTCTATTTTTACCTGTTACCATGGTGAATCCTGATATCACAGATATCATGTTTAGTGTGCATCTTTCTGTATCTGTGTTTAgtatgtgtgtctttgtcatttccttttttattgtgaaggtttTTTATTTCCTATCATGTGATCACTCTGAAACACTTAAAGCCTTCATTGGaatatgaaaaataacaaacacaatGACAAGAAATGTCACATTATTTGTTTATGTAATTATGTATTAGTTTTTCTGTGCATGCAGATTCTTTAGCATCAACAAGATCTATAGTGGTAAAAATAATATTCACAGCAAGGGTGTCGATGTTTGAGGAAAGCCACACGCCCACAGAACTGGTAAATAACAATCACTGCTGCTGGAAGGAGAGCACAGAGAACTACCAGGACTGCTCTCTCTGTGGTCATCTTGAGAGTCAGGACTTTGAACTGAGAATCGCTTCAGCAAGAAAAAGAGATGATTCAGAAAAGCGCCGAAGGTGGACAAAATAATATGAACACCTCTGTAATATAAGACTCAGAAAGCGGAAACACCAGCTTTTCTGACATCAtctcaataaaaacacaataaacattttctcctgaagaaaagaagaaatctgCAATTATAGTTTGtcacaataatatttttaacatggAAATATCTT contains:
- the LOC120432732 gene encoding hepatic lectin-like, with the translated sequence MPEAEIVYSDVKFKRGTGETNGPEPVSSLADLTYSDIRISKTSSAELPEASQQTVKSTRSKVTPERVALLVLSALLAAAVVALCVTKRDSETKPCSTVQPTCPQPPEVTGDPCSKCEEGWEQHGGKCYYFSTNKSSWNESRDDCRAKGGDLVKIDSREEQEFLGKKVRGMMTAHEDKFWIGLTDSAEQGRWLWVDGSPLNKSLSYWNDNEPDNWPEDDCVMMGEKGDRYLKSWSDTSCKVSRRSICEKPAVKGQNKTVCV